Proteins found in one Anabas testudineus chromosome 1, fAnaTes1.2, whole genome shotgun sequence genomic segment:
- the gne gene encoding bifunctional UDP-N-acetylglucosamine 2-epimerase/N-acetylmannosamine kinase isoform X1 translates to MGVTFSLPFKALPYSMVPNSGKNKNQKNISNVRHVKYKTFLVEFCCVFMLQNLNIWKAKELYYLRMQRNREKMEEQNQCKKKLRVCVATCNRADYSKLAPIMFGIKAHPDEFELEVVVLGSHLIDDYGNTFRMIEQDDFDIGSKLHTIVRGEDEAAMVESVGLALVKLPDVLQRLRPDILVVHGDRFDALALATAAALMNIRILHLEGGEVSGTIDDSIRHAISKLAHYHACCTRRAEQHLIAMCEDHSRILLAGCPSYDKLLSSHHREDYMDIIKSWLGDKVQEGDYIVALQHPVTTDIQHSIKIYGLMLDALLSFNKRTLILFPNIDAGSKEMVRVMRKKGIEQHPNFRAVKHIPFEQFIQLVSHAGCMIGNSSCGVREAGAFGTPVINLGSRQTGRETGENVLHVRDADTHNKIYHALELQFGKRYPCSKIYGDGNAVPRILKFLRTINLDVPLQKTFCFPPVKDCISQDIDHILETQSALAVDLGGTNLRVAIVCMRGNIVKKYTQPNPKTFEERMNLLLKMCTDALRDAVCLNCRVLGVGVSTGGRVNPQEGVVLHSTNLIQEWSSVDLRTPISDALHLPVWVDNDGNCAALAERKFGHGKGVENFVTVITGTGIGGGIIHHNELVHGSTFCAAELGHIMVSLEGPECSCGSHGCIEAYASGMALQREAKRLHDADLLKVEGMDMKVSEPITAAHLINAAKLGNSKADAVLNKAATALGVGIINILHIVNPSLVILSGVLASYYLAPVQHIISERALFSVRGIKVVTSDLEEPALLGAASMVLDYATRRIY, encoded by the exons ATGGGTGTGACCTTTTCATTGCCATTTAAAGCACTGCCCTACAGCATGGTTCCTAattctggaaaaaacaaaaaccaaaaaaacatttcaaacgTTCGTCatgtcaaatacaaaacatttttagtggagttttgttgtgttttcatgcttCAGAATCTGAATATTTGGAAGGCCAAA GAGCTTTACTATCTGAGGATGCAAAGGAACCGAGAAAAGATGGAAGAGCAGAATCAG TGTAAGAAGAAGCTGAGGGTGTGTGTTGCAACATGCAACAGAGCGGACTACTCCAAGCTGGCCCCCATCATGTTTGGGATCAAAGCCCACCCTGATGAGTTTGAGCTGGAAGTTGTGGTGCTGGGCTCACATCTGATTGATGACTATGG GAACACATTTCGTATGATTGAGCAGGATGACTTTGACATTGGCTCTAAGCTTCACACTATTGTGAGAGGAGAGGACGAAGCAGCCATGGTGGAGAGTGTTGGGCTGGCACTTGTTAAACTCCCTGACGTTCTGCAGAGACTGCGCCCTGACATCTTGGTCGTCCACGGTGACCGCTTTGACGCACTAGCTCTGGCAACTGCTGCAGCGCTGATGAACATTAGAATACTTCATctggagggaggagag GTGAGTGGTACGATTGATGACTCAATCCGCCACGCCATCAGTAAACTAGCTCATTACCACGCCTGCTGCACACGCAGGGCAGAGCAGCACCTAATTGCCATGTGTGAGGACCACTCTCGCATCTTGCTGGCTGGTTGCCCTTCTTATGATAAGCTGCTGTCATCTCATCACAGAGAGGACTACATGGACATTATTAAGAGCTGGCTGG GTGACAAGGTTCAGGAGGGTGATTATATTGTGGCTTTGCAGCATCCTGTCACTACAGACATCCAGCACTCCATTAAGATCTATGGACTAATGCTAGATGCCCTCCTGTCCTTCAACAAGAGGACCCTTATCCTCTTTCCAAACATTGATGCTG gaagtaaGGAGATGGTGCGTGTGATGCGCAAGAAGGGCATTGAGCAGCATCCCAACTTCCGAGCAGTGAAGCACATTCCTTTCGAGCAGTTCATCCAGCTAGTGTCCCACGCTGGCTGTATGATcggaaacagcagctgtggagTGCGAGAAGCCGGGGCCTTTGGCACACCTGTCATTAACTTGGGATCAAGGCAAACgggcagagagacag GTGAAAATGTTCTACATGTCAGAGATGCAGACACTCACAATAAGATCTACCATGCTCTGGAGCTACAGTTTGGAAAAAGATATCCCTG CTCTAAAATTTATGGTGATGGCAACGCAGTACCTCGTATTCTCAAGTTTCTGCGAACCATTAACCTTGATGTGCCTCTCCAGAAGACTTTCTGTTTCCCACCGGTGAAAGATTGCATCTCACAGGACATCGATCACATCTTGGAGACACAGAGTGCTCTGGCTGTTGACTTGGGAGGAACCAACCTCAGAGTGGCCATCGTCTGCATGAGG GGCAACATAGTTAAGAAATACACTCAACCGAATCCAAAGACCTTTGAGGAGAGGATGAACCTCTTATTGAAGATGTGCACGGATGCATTGCGAGATGCTGTCTGTCTCAACTGTAGGGTCCTCGGTGTTG GAGTGTCCACGGGTGGACGTGTAAACCCACAAGAAGGTGTAGTCCTGCACTCAACGAACCTGATTCAGGAGTGGTCTTCAGTGGACCTGAGAACCCCTATTTCTGACGCTCTGCACCTACCCGTCTGGGTCGACAATGATGGAAACTGTGCCGCTTTGGCTGAAAGAAAGTTTGGTCATGGCAAAGGAGTGGAGAACTTTGTTACTGTCATCACAGGCACAG GCATTGGAGGAGGTATTATCCATCACAATGAGCTGGTGCATGGCAGTACCTTCTGCGCTGCAGAGCTGGGTCACATCATGGTTTCATTAGAAGGCCCCGAGTGTTCATGTGGCAGTCATGGATGCATAGAGGCCTACGCGTCTGGCATGGCCCTGCAGAGAGAGGCCAAAAGGCTGCATGATG CTGACCTGCTGAAGGTGGAGGGAATGGATATGAAGGTTTCTGAGCCAATCACTGCTGCTCACCTCATCAACGCAGCCAAACTGGGCAACTCCAAAGCTGATGCTGTTCTGAACAAAG CTGCCACAGCTCTTGGTGTGGGCATCATCAACATCCTCCACATAGTGAACCCTTCACTAGTGATTCTCTCCGGAGTCTTGGCCTCTTATTACCTGGCCCCAGTGCAGCACATCATCTCGGAGAGAGCCCTCTTCTCTGTTCGGGGCATCAAAGTGGTCACATCAGACTTGGAGGAGCCTGCGTTACTTGGAGCTGCTAGCATGGTGTTAGACTATGCAACCAGAAGGATATATTGA
- the gne gene encoding bifunctional UDP-N-acetylglucosamine 2-epimerase/N-acetylmannosamine kinase isoform X2 codes for MEKHPGSLCINPHELYYLRMQRNREKMEEQNQCKKKLRVCVATCNRADYSKLAPIMFGIKAHPDEFELEVVVLGSHLIDDYGNTFRMIEQDDFDIGSKLHTIVRGEDEAAMVESVGLALVKLPDVLQRLRPDILVVHGDRFDALALATAAALMNIRILHLEGGEVSGTIDDSIRHAISKLAHYHACCTRRAEQHLIAMCEDHSRILLAGCPSYDKLLSSHHREDYMDIIKSWLGDKVQEGDYIVALQHPVTTDIQHSIKIYGLMLDALLSFNKRTLILFPNIDAGSKEMVRVMRKKGIEQHPNFRAVKHIPFEQFIQLVSHAGCMIGNSSCGVREAGAFGTPVINLGSRQTGRETGENVLHVRDADTHNKIYHALELQFGKRYPCSKIYGDGNAVPRILKFLRTINLDVPLQKTFCFPPVKDCISQDIDHILETQSALAVDLGGTNLRVAIVCMRGNIVKKYTQPNPKTFEERMNLLLKMCTDALRDAVCLNCRVLGVGVSTGGRVNPQEGVVLHSTNLIQEWSSVDLRTPISDALHLPVWVDNDGNCAALAERKFGHGKGVENFVTVITGTGIGGGIIHHNELVHGSTFCAAELGHIMVSLEGPECSCGSHGCIEAYASGMALQREAKRLHDADLLKVEGMDMKVSEPITAAHLINAAKLGNSKADAVLNKAATALGVGIINILHIVNPSLVILSGVLASYYLAPVQHIISERALFSVRGIKVVTSDLEEPALLGAASMVLDYATRRIY; via the exons ATGGAAAAGCATCCGGGGTCTTTGTGCATAAATCCCCAT GAGCTTTACTATCTGAGGATGCAAAGGAACCGAGAAAAGATGGAAGAGCAGAATCAG TGTAAGAAGAAGCTGAGGGTGTGTGTTGCAACATGCAACAGAGCGGACTACTCCAAGCTGGCCCCCATCATGTTTGGGATCAAAGCCCACCCTGATGAGTTTGAGCTGGAAGTTGTGGTGCTGGGCTCACATCTGATTGATGACTATGG GAACACATTTCGTATGATTGAGCAGGATGACTTTGACATTGGCTCTAAGCTTCACACTATTGTGAGAGGAGAGGACGAAGCAGCCATGGTGGAGAGTGTTGGGCTGGCACTTGTTAAACTCCCTGACGTTCTGCAGAGACTGCGCCCTGACATCTTGGTCGTCCACGGTGACCGCTTTGACGCACTAGCTCTGGCAACTGCTGCAGCGCTGATGAACATTAGAATACTTCATctggagggaggagag GTGAGTGGTACGATTGATGACTCAATCCGCCACGCCATCAGTAAACTAGCTCATTACCACGCCTGCTGCACACGCAGGGCAGAGCAGCACCTAATTGCCATGTGTGAGGACCACTCTCGCATCTTGCTGGCTGGTTGCCCTTCTTATGATAAGCTGCTGTCATCTCATCACAGAGAGGACTACATGGACATTATTAAGAGCTGGCTGG GTGACAAGGTTCAGGAGGGTGATTATATTGTGGCTTTGCAGCATCCTGTCACTACAGACATCCAGCACTCCATTAAGATCTATGGACTAATGCTAGATGCCCTCCTGTCCTTCAACAAGAGGACCCTTATCCTCTTTCCAAACATTGATGCTG gaagtaaGGAGATGGTGCGTGTGATGCGCAAGAAGGGCATTGAGCAGCATCCCAACTTCCGAGCAGTGAAGCACATTCCTTTCGAGCAGTTCATCCAGCTAGTGTCCCACGCTGGCTGTATGATcggaaacagcagctgtggagTGCGAGAAGCCGGGGCCTTTGGCACACCTGTCATTAACTTGGGATCAAGGCAAACgggcagagagacag GTGAAAATGTTCTACATGTCAGAGATGCAGACACTCACAATAAGATCTACCATGCTCTGGAGCTACAGTTTGGAAAAAGATATCCCTG CTCTAAAATTTATGGTGATGGCAACGCAGTACCTCGTATTCTCAAGTTTCTGCGAACCATTAACCTTGATGTGCCTCTCCAGAAGACTTTCTGTTTCCCACCGGTGAAAGATTGCATCTCACAGGACATCGATCACATCTTGGAGACACAGAGTGCTCTGGCTGTTGACTTGGGAGGAACCAACCTCAGAGTGGCCATCGTCTGCATGAGG GGCAACATAGTTAAGAAATACACTCAACCGAATCCAAAGACCTTTGAGGAGAGGATGAACCTCTTATTGAAGATGTGCACGGATGCATTGCGAGATGCTGTCTGTCTCAACTGTAGGGTCCTCGGTGTTG GAGTGTCCACGGGTGGACGTGTAAACCCACAAGAAGGTGTAGTCCTGCACTCAACGAACCTGATTCAGGAGTGGTCTTCAGTGGACCTGAGAACCCCTATTTCTGACGCTCTGCACCTACCCGTCTGGGTCGACAATGATGGAAACTGTGCCGCTTTGGCTGAAAGAAAGTTTGGTCATGGCAAAGGAGTGGAGAACTTTGTTACTGTCATCACAGGCACAG GCATTGGAGGAGGTATTATCCATCACAATGAGCTGGTGCATGGCAGTACCTTCTGCGCTGCAGAGCTGGGTCACATCATGGTTTCATTAGAAGGCCCCGAGTGTTCATGTGGCAGTCATGGATGCATAGAGGCCTACGCGTCTGGCATGGCCCTGCAGAGAGAGGCCAAAAGGCTGCATGATG CTGACCTGCTGAAGGTGGAGGGAATGGATATGAAGGTTTCTGAGCCAATCACTGCTGCTCACCTCATCAACGCAGCCAAACTGGGCAACTCCAAAGCTGATGCTGTTCTGAACAAAG CTGCCACAGCTCTTGGTGTGGGCATCATCAACATCCTCCACATAGTGAACCCTTCACTAGTGATTCTCTCCGGAGTCTTGGCCTCTTATTACCTGGCCCCAGTGCAGCACATCATCTCGGAGAGAGCCCTCTTCTCTGTTCGGGGCATCAAAGTGGTCACATCAGACTTGGAGGAGCCTGCGTTACTTGGAGCTGCTAGCATGGTGTTAGACTATGCAACCAGAAGGATATATTGA
- the gne gene encoding bifunctional UDP-N-acetylglucosamine 2-epimerase/N-acetylmannosamine kinase isoform X3, with amino-acid sequence MQRNREKMEEQNQCKKKLRVCVATCNRADYSKLAPIMFGIKAHPDEFELEVVVLGSHLIDDYGNTFRMIEQDDFDIGSKLHTIVRGEDEAAMVESVGLALVKLPDVLQRLRPDILVVHGDRFDALALATAAALMNIRILHLEGGEVSGTIDDSIRHAISKLAHYHACCTRRAEQHLIAMCEDHSRILLAGCPSYDKLLSSHHREDYMDIIKSWLGDKVQEGDYIVALQHPVTTDIQHSIKIYGLMLDALLSFNKRTLILFPNIDAGSKEMVRVMRKKGIEQHPNFRAVKHIPFEQFIQLVSHAGCMIGNSSCGVREAGAFGTPVINLGSRQTGRETGENVLHVRDADTHNKIYHALELQFGKRYPCSKIYGDGNAVPRILKFLRTINLDVPLQKTFCFPPVKDCISQDIDHILETQSALAVDLGGTNLRVAIVCMRGNIVKKYTQPNPKTFEERMNLLLKMCTDALRDAVCLNCRVLGVGVSTGGRVNPQEGVVLHSTNLIQEWSSVDLRTPISDALHLPVWVDNDGNCAALAERKFGHGKGVENFVTVITGTGIGGGIIHHNELVHGSTFCAAELGHIMVSLEGPECSCGSHGCIEAYASGMALQREAKRLHDADLLKVEGMDMKVSEPITAAHLINAAKLGNSKADAVLNKAATALGVGIINILHIVNPSLVILSGVLASYYLAPVQHIISERALFSVRGIKVVTSDLEEPALLGAASMVLDYATRRIY; translated from the exons ATGCAAAGGAACCGAGAAAAGATGGAAGAGCAGAATCAG TGTAAGAAGAAGCTGAGGGTGTGTGTTGCAACATGCAACAGAGCGGACTACTCCAAGCTGGCCCCCATCATGTTTGGGATCAAAGCCCACCCTGATGAGTTTGAGCTGGAAGTTGTGGTGCTGGGCTCACATCTGATTGATGACTATGG GAACACATTTCGTATGATTGAGCAGGATGACTTTGACATTGGCTCTAAGCTTCACACTATTGTGAGAGGAGAGGACGAAGCAGCCATGGTGGAGAGTGTTGGGCTGGCACTTGTTAAACTCCCTGACGTTCTGCAGAGACTGCGCCCTGACATCTTGGTCGTCCACGGTGACCGCTTTGACGCACTAGCTCTGGCAACTGCTGCAGCGCTGATGAACATTAGAATACTTCATctggagggaggagag GTGAGTGGTACGATTGATGACTCAATCCGCCACGCCATCAGTAAACTAGCTCATTACCACGCCTGCTGCACACGCAGGGCAGAGCAGCACCTAATTGCCATGTGTGAGGACCACTCTCGCATCTTGCTGGCTGGTTGCCCTTCTTATGATAAGCTGCTGTCATCTCATCACAGAGAGGACTACATGGACATTATTAAGAGCTGGCTGG GTGACAAGGTTCAGGAGGGTGATTATATTGTGGCTTTGCAGCATCCTGTCACTACAGACATCCAGCACTCCATTAAGATCTATGGACTAATGCTAGATGCCCTCCTGTCCTTCAACAAGAGGACCCTTATCCTCTTTCCAAACATTGATGCTG gaagtaaGGAGATGGTGCGTGTGATGCGCAAGAAGGGCATTGAGCAGCATCCCAACTTCCGAGCAGTGAAGCACATTCCTTTCGAGCAGTTCATCCAGCTAGTGTCCCACGCTGGCTGTATGATcggaaacagcagctgtggagTGCGAGAAGCCGGGGCCTTTGGCACACCTGTCATTAACTTGGGATCAAGGCAAACgggcagagagacag GTGAAAATGTTCTACATGTCAGAGATGCAGACACTCACAATAAGATCTACCATGCTCTGGAGCTACAGTTTGGAAAAAGATATCCCTG CTCTAAAATTTATGGTGATGGCAACGCAGTACCTCGTATTCTCAAGTTTCTGCGAACCATTAACCTTGATGTGCCTCTCCAGAAGACTTTCTGTTTCCCACCGGTGAAAGATTGCATCTCACAGGACATCGATCACATCTTGGAGACACAGAGTGCTCTGGCTGTTGACTTGGGAGGAACCAACCTCAGAGTGGCCATCGTCTGCATGAGG GGCAACATAGTTAAGAAATACACTCAACCGAATCCAAAGACCTTTGAGGAGAGGATGAACCTCTTATTGAAGATGTGCACGGATGCATTGCGAGATGCTGTCTGTCTCAACTGTAGGGTCCTCGGTGTTG GAGTGTCCACGGGTGGACGTGTAAACCCACAAGAAGGTGTAGTCCTGCACTCAACGAACCTGATTCAGGAGTGGTCTTCAGTGGACCTGAGAACCCCTATTTCTGACGCTCTGCACCTACCCGTCTGGGTCGACAATGATGGAAACTGTGCCGCTTTGGCTGAAAGAAAGTTTGGTCATGGCAAAGGAGTGGAGAACTTTGTTACTGTCATCACAGGCACAG GCATTGGAGGAGGTATTATCCATCACAATGAGCTGGTGCATGGCAGTACCTTCTGCGCTGCAGAGCTGGGTCACATCATGGTTTCATTAGAAGGCCCCGAGTGTTCATGTGGCAGTCATGGATGCATAGAGGCCTACGCGTCTGGCATGGCCCTGCAGAGAGAGGCCAAAAGGCTGCATGATG CTGACCTGCTGAAGGTGGAGGGAATGGATATGAAGGTTTCTGAGCCAATCACTGCTGCTCACCTCATCAACGCAGCCAAACTGGGCAACTCCAAAGCTGATGCTGTTCTGAACAAAG CTGCCACAGCTCTTGGTGTGGGCATCATCAACATCCTCCACATAGTGAACCCTTCACTAGTGATTCTCTCCGGAGTCTTGGCCTCTTATTACCTGGCCCCAGTGCAGCACATCATCTCGGAGAGAGCCCTCTTCTCTGTTCGGGGCATCAAAGTGGTCACATCAGACTTGGAGGAGCCTGCGTTACTTGGAGCTGCTAGCATGGTGTTAGACTATGCAACCAGAAGGATATATTGA